CCTCTGTCGTTCATTCCCTCATTGTTCCTCATTTTCAGGTTGCCTAGGGGCAAGGAGTCTTTATTATTCTTGTTAATATTACTTTTTCCCTTACTATTTGTAAGAATTGAAACCCACATCTCGCGAACCAGCCTGACCGTGTTCAATAGGAGCGTCCTTGTAAATAAATCATCACATGACATGGCTTCGTAACTCATTATCCAGCGCACAGCATAAGGTTATTATCGTAACATGATCGCATCAAATCAAGGGTATCCAAAGCAACATCACAAATGCAATCCGCCTTTAATGTCATATCACCGCCCATCATACGAACTCCCACCCCCATACTCATATGGATCAACCGTCCGATATGACCCCGACACCCgactcctcctcgacctcgaccGCCCCGGCGCCACCGGCCCATCAACCGACGAATGCTCCTCCAGAACCTCCACCACATCCCCTTCATCCGTCCTCGACGCACTCGTCACCGACTCCTCCACTACgatattatcattatcaGGATGCCGTCTGCGccgcccctcctcctccaccacctcaaTCCTTCCTCCCCCGCCGCCTCCGCGGTGCGCCCGCCGCATCCGTCTCCCCAGCGCGCTctccgtcgtcgtcgacatcgacacGGTGCTGACTTCTACGTCGTCGGGGCCTGGTTTGTTGTTGAGCCCGAGGCCGAGGTAGGCGAGgtagaggaggaagatgaagcctGCGACGCTGCCTAGGACGATTCCGACGACGGTGCCGGGGGAGGGACTGTCGTCGAGACGCCCGTAGGACGCGGGGATGGAGACTGTTGTGTAGCGGCGGAGGGGGGTCATTTCTTCCGtgtcctttttttctttttgaagGTGGGTTATGCTTTTGCGAAGAGGTTTAGGCTTGCTGTTGTAGTTATGTGCCCTGCGGTGAATGGTAAATCGTAGTGGTTGTTTGGGTGGGTTGAGGACGgtatgtgtgtgtgtgcgtgTACTCCGTGTCCGTATGGTGATTCTGATAACGCAACGAGTGACATGTGGTAGGATTGGCCGCGACCGCAATTGAGATGCTCTCTTAGGACGGAGCACGCGGAGATTTTAGTCGCATTagaaagaaggaggaaatgCTGCGGCATAGGTGAGATACATGATGTAtggggtacggagtacagcgGACAACGGACAGCGGACGGACCCCCGATTATGCGGTGGCTGGGGTGGGCCGTGGGCCTCGGGAGGATCCGTACCTTTTTATCCGTACACTACATTTTCTTTTGGCTGTCTTCTCAGCTAGTGACAATGTCGCCCGAGTACGTGCAAGTATTGATATTTGGTAAGGAAAAATTACTGCTTTAAAATGGTGAATGTACAGCAGGTTTGTTGTTGTACTCCACTAACGTCCTGGCGCACTATGCACTGACCCTGCCACTGACACTGCACTGCACTTCACTGCACTGATGACTATCAATACGCCCCCTTCCGTTGACGATAATTTGGCTGCTTTGATGGCCGAATTTTTGATAGGGCAGTCATGACTGGTGTGGTGTTCACCAACTCAAAGTCATCCAACTTGGCACCATCCGACTCGAGTGCCCAGAGAGTCAACGCAACCCAATTGGTTCCCTGATAGTTCAGGATACCCTGCGGGACGGGGAAGCTTGTCTGAGGGCCTATGTTGCTGACGAACTTGCCGTACTGGTATCCGTTGACATACAGCTGCACCCGGTAGGCTGACTTCGTGCTGTTGCCAAAGTTGAAGTAGAGCGGCACGTCCCACCCGCTTGGGATATCCAGATCAAACTGAGCGGTGTAGAAGCCAATGCCAGGCTTGGATAACCCATCGAGAGGACTAGCTGATTTCCACTTCTGGCTGGGCGGCTGGGGCTGGTGGAAGCCTTGCCGTTCGGCATACAATCCACCTTCGTTCAGAGGGCCGCGGATCTTGTCTTGGTAATCCTCTCCGCCGAGGTTTCCGGTCAATTTCCAGGTGATGGCGGAGGCGTCCCGGCCGGAGAGCTTGTAGGAGAGAATACCCCGGGGGTTCTTCATCTCGTCCGTGCCGACAACCCAGTTCTCGTTGAGGCCCATTGTGTCAATGAGAATAGTGAGGACATAGTTCTTGCCTTGCTCGACCTGCGGCAATTTGTAGGTTGAGTTGTAGTCCGCATTGGCGTTGAGACCAGTCCAGGAGCCTAGGAATGATTCGTTCAGCCAGACGGAACTGCCAAAGGCCGAGCCTCCTTGCGTGCGCACGTCAAATGTAGTCTCGCTGCCGTCAGCAACAAAGTGGCCGCGGTAGATCAGGTAACCCGTATGGAAGCCATAGTCCGACGAGTACAGAGACTTTGGCGTGGTCAAGGGTCGCAAGGTGTTAGGTGTGGTGTCCAGGTCGGCTGCTGGCCACGCAGAATCGTCATAGGTTGACTGAACCTCCTGCAGAGTATCAAGATACTTCCAATCCAGATCCTTCATGCTGGGAAGCTTGATCTTAGGAGCACTGTACTTGACCTCAGTTGACCAGATACCATTCTTATCGGTCTTGAACTGGGTCTTCTCGCCGTTGATGTACAGGTTCCGGACGTTTGACGGGGCTCCGATCACTTCGACAGGAGTTGTTGCGTTGAAGTCAGCAGTAAGATAGAGGCCGGAGCCCTTAGTATAAGCGGTTCGCACAAGGTAACCAGCCTTGACAATAATGGACGAAGCAGTAGTCTTTTCGGAGCTGTAGCCCGTTGACGAGTCGTCCTTGTCAAGTTGTGGCACCCAGTAATTGTAGACAGAGTTCCTATCTGCTCGAAATCAGCTTTGAGTAAGAACAAGCGGATCTACTCACCCAGCAGGAATATCTTGAGGTCGCCAATCTGGACAATACGGCGGGATGGAGACACATCCCAGGCAACCACAACAACATCCCCCACCTTCTTCGACTTGAATTCTGAATTAGATCCTTCGACGACCTGGACGTCGGACTTGAGGGAAACCGCCAGCTCATGGTGCTCGCCAGGTCCACCATACAAGATGAGGACTTTGCTATCCCCAAAGTTCTTCCAGGTGAAGACTTCGGCAGTCGAGTATATGATATTGGTCCCCGCGACGTTGTAGTCCACAACATGAATTTTGGAATCACGTCCATTGAGCGTCAGAGTACCGCCGAGCTGGGGAACTGTGAGTCTTCCAGCACTGGTTGGGAGGCTGAGTTTGTACGGGGTAGATGCCTGGCTGGTGTAATCCGTATGTCTGACAACAAAGTACGATCCAGTGCCATTGCCCAGCAAAGGAGTCACGGTCAAATCAGCGGTGTCGGCATATCCAGAGGTAGTCAAATTGCCAGGCGTAGCCAGAAGGTAAGACGGCGAGGCTTTCACGAAGTTACCGATTAACTTGAGCTCACTGTACTTCTCTCGAGTGACATTGCGAGATTCAGTCAGCGGCGATCCATAATCGTAGGATGTGTATCCACCGGGATGGCCAAGGTTACCCCAGTTCGTGCCGCCAAAGGTCTAAGCGTGTCAGCGCTTGGTCAATCTTAAGCGGGATCCTTCCATACCATGTACAAGTTCAGGATAGCAGCTCCAAAGCTTAGGTCATTCTTGTAGAATACTCTCTCGAACTCGTGATTGACGAGGGCGGCGCATGCTGCAAAGCCGGGTCCACCCCATGGATCAAAGGAACCTGCTTGGAACTGCACGACGATTAGTGGTGTCCGGATCCGAGGGCATTTGAGACACACACACACCTCAATAAGAGAGTACGGGGTTGTCGGGCTCTGCTTCAAGTGATCCGTCCGGAAAGTGGTTGGCAGGTTGCCCTTGGGCCAAACGCTTGGGTGTCCCTATTTTCATCAGAATCGCTCAAAGAGTTCAACAAAACTCAATCTTACACAGTCAAATCCTAGTCTAATCAAAGCAAGTTAGGATTGTCTTCCCAGGAGGTGGAATTTGACTCACGGATAGCTATCGTGACCATAGATGTCAACCTCGCCCTTGCCCGTCCCAGGGGCATTGTGTCCTCCAGTCCAGGCATCGTTATTGATCAATGGTACAACAATACCGGCGTTTCGAGCCTGGTCGATGACATATTGCATGTAGTCCCCATCGGGGAAAGTAGCATCACAACACGCCCCGCTGTACTCATTCTCCGGTTGATAAAGAATGACGGGGCCCCCGTTTGTGATTTGGCCTTTGGCAATAGTAGCAGCAACATGGGCAATGTAGCTGATTCAGAGTTAGCAGCTTCGAGGCTACAAACAATCGTACGCGACATACTTATCAGTAGCCTTCAGGTACGCGGGATCGGATGTCCGCAGGGTTCCGTTCACTCTCTGCAACCATCCAGGGAAACCACCGCCCGAAGCCTCAGCATTGATATAAGGTCCAGGACGAGCGAGGAGATAGATTCCTGCCTGCTTAGCCACGTCAAAGAAAGGCTCGAGGGCAAAGTTGCCTTCAGCCCTGTACTCGCCAGGTTTTCCTTCGAGGAGGGCCCAGTCGACGTAGAATGAAACGCAATTGAACCCCAGGGCCTTGATTTTCTGAAAGACATCGAGCCACAGCGAAGGAACGGGCAGTCTACACAATGTAAGAATGTAAGAACAAACCAGAGTAGATCACCGCGTCTGTGTCGCACCTGAAAGGGTGAACTTCGCCGCTGAAAATCATGATTCTCTCGCCATTGACAAACAGTGACTTCTCATCCCAGGTGACCTAGAGCTATGTCTGAGTACACATTAATCGATTACCAAGTTTTCGATCCCACATACGTATTTCTGTAGCAGTTCCCGCTTCGCAGGATCCGAGTGCTCCATAAGAGTGAAGCCATTGAGCATGTGCTTGATGGAAGCACCCGCTGCCTGAGCTGCCAACAAGGCAATTGCGCAGACAGAGAGAAGCTTCATAGTTTTTCTTCAAGATGAAACCAGAAGAATGAAGCTTACGAGGGAGGGAATGCAAGGTCTTCTGAGAGCCGGGAGCTTGACTACAGGGGCAGGAGCTTCGGCTTAATATATGACGGACTTGCCACTCCGCATGATCCTCCGAGATGTAAAATGAGAGAAAGTTCGATCCTAGCCATCCACAAGTCTGCCAGGATTGCACCGTGCCTATCGTCATGGTCCATCAAGCACGACAACAAACCGGTAGAGAGGATGTGGGCCCTTGGAAAGAGACCAGAACAAATCTGCCATGGCAGGCCTCGGTGTGTGCATGCATCATTCGTGCTAACAAAGACCGAGGGGCGGAGATGAGTCGAATGCGGAAGGTCGCGATGCAGGGATACGGAGAGGCACTAAATGAGCTGCCATCATTATGGAGGAGAGCACCTCTCCAGTAGCAGGGGATGTTTTTGCACTTGATTCAGAGCGGAGAATGGGCCGACGATCCTCCGCATTCGAGTCAACAAGCTACCGCAGTTTGCGATAACACGGGGCCAACGGCCTCTAATTTTTCCTCATATCAGAGACATGCTGGAGGATCATGCGATGGTCAATGCTCCAAGTCCTGCAATTGACTCGCAGAATGATGATGCAGTAGCATGGCTGCATTGACTAGCATAATCACCGTATCAATTCCCTGTCATCTCGCCAATCCAGGCTCAAGACTCATGCAAGGGACAAACTCATTCATTCCCTGGGCATGCTCGGTCAAGACGATTGACGGTTCAGCGCTCAACGACTAGGTTTCTTCCACTGCTGTTGGAATTTCTTCACAATGATTCCCAGATCAGTGTTTTTCCAAGCTTTCGGATGGCTGTAGAGGAAGCGGGACTGCGGGGTCATGGTGGACTCGTTGGAGTGCAAAATGTGGAGTCCGGAATCTGCAGTGCTACGTTCTTCCTCTTGTATTCTCCTCCATAATCTGACTGTCGTTTGATGGCATGATTGATGCAAGTGGCTGATGTGTTTGCTAATTGAGAGCCTGGTACCTATCAGTCTAATTAATCAATCCCAAAGGCTCAGTCGCTTGGACTGGGGGTGTTTCCCCTCTGATAATACTGGACGAACAAGACAACAACGATGATGTCCACTGAATCCTAATGATGAAGGCAGGGTGAATTGATAAGATACCTTGCGCTACTTCTATCGCATACCCATCATTCGAGAGTGAACCGGTCGGCCATGAACGATTCCCCTTGGCTTCCTTGCTCCTCGGATCCGGCTATTTTGCGGCAAAATACACAACCAGTGCTCCCCGTTAAATGCATACGCATTTATCCTTTCGGGTAAATTGGAGTCCAATCTGACTCCTGAGTTGACTAGTGCTAAGCACGAATGCAGGACTCGAAGTGTTGAACAAGTTTCCAGCTCCATAATGCCGGTCATTGCTGTACATTCGAAATGAAGTCTTGCAAAAGACATATCATCGATGTCAAAGCACTATGAACACTGGGCCCTGCTCATTTGATGTGACAATGGCAGCAGCGAACCTTGCTTTGAGAGAGTTGTGACTGAATGGACCGCACTCTGTTCTGATCTCCGAGGCATATATACCTAGAGTAGTCTAAACCTCAAGGGTCATACTAGGCAGACTGCTCGCTCCGTTTGACATATGCAAGCAAAGATTCTCTTTATGAATACTGAAGGATAATAGATATGGGCTCAATCGTCGTCAGTGCGACTCCTAGTGTCGAGTGAGGTTCTCGCTCGGATAAGAGAATAAAAGCTTGAActtgatttttttttccccaaACACCGAGTAAAACGATAGTCCTGGCGATATTTATACAGTTGTGTTAAACCggtcatcttcgtcgccgGCCTTGGTCCACGTCTCCCGAGTATCAACCTGCTCCTGCTGATCCTCACCTATTGCTAGGTTTTCCTGCTTCAGGGCAttctcttccgcttccgTAGGAGCCATTCCAGACACGTCTTCCTCATTCGTCTCGACTACTGGAGTGGACGACTGAGGCGTGCCTTGCTGGGTAATGTTCAACAGCTGAGGCTCGTCGTTAAATATACGTAGGAGCATAGCACGGCGCTCTTCCTTGGGAAGCATGAGGTTGACCGAATGCAGCGACCGCCAAAGAGGAAGCACCATGTGTTCACTGTTGGACACAAATCAGTCATCTGGTTTGATAGTGATGGATGGACAACTAGACACCGGGGGACAGCAGGGGATAGGAGATGTGACATGTGGAAGCGGAGAGAGTTGGGGATGATGGGATTTTGGTCGTGACGGAGTTGGAGATGTaacggtggtggtggtgatggtgattGTAGGGAGATCCTGCCGCTGTATGAAAGTGCTTTGACATACCTAAAGTTCTCCTCCGGCCGAACATACAAAATGCTACAGCCCATTTCGATATCCCGCACACGTTCGCCAATCTCCCCGAGATCCTTCCAGCCATCATCGGCAACTTTGGGGAACATCTCTACAAGGAGTTTGCGCAAGGTCTCCTTCTTGGTCAGGACGACCGCTCTACGAGGACCCACCCAGGGTTCAAGGATGCGCAAACCATCGGTCTGGATGCGCCAGCGGCAGACGTTGGGGCGTTGTGCGTCTTGCTTGACGAACATCTTCACACCGCAATGCACAAATTTCATGCCATGACCCTCGTTAGCCATCAGAATGTCACGCGCCAATGCACTGGTGTAGTAGATAGTTCTTGTAGGGGTCGCCTGCGCGTTACGGACCATGAAGCGGTCACGTGGGAACCGCTCGGAAATTTCGTAGAATTTGAAAATCGGGTCGATTTCCTCGTTATTGGGATCCAGATATTTGAATGGTTCCTCAATCGGCTGGCCCGGCTTCCGCTTCTGCGGGGGCTGGGGCTTTGTCTCGGTTGACTCTGGCTGAGGGGTCTCCGTAGGGAGCGGAGCAGGGGTGCTCTCAGAGGCGTCAGGGTCCTCTGCCTCGGGCGGAGGACGGTGGATTGGACGATCACCCAGTACTACTTCAGTGCCATCCTCCACTTTGGTCTTCTTGGATGGGACTTCATCTTCCATGTCCCCAGCCATGTCCTCTGCATCTCTCTTTGCAGGCGAAATCTGGTTCGTTGAGAAGTAGGGCACTTGGTGCGTCGCTTCAGCAACAGAAGCGCTCTTATCCATCTCCAACTGGGCCTCTTTACCGGGGGCCACCAGGTCGTCTAATGCATCGAGCTTTTCAAGAGGGCGCGCGGTTCCATGCTTCTGCTTGAAATCCAGCTCCTCAGTCAGAGCTGCAATGGAGGCCTTGGGGATGACCTTAGAGGAGTCTTCCGGCTTGGCGCGAATTTCAGATTTCTTCTCGAGgacagtgatgaagaaaccaCCGGTATCTTGGAGATGAGGGTAGACGCGGATGCATCTCTCCAGAGGCAAGTCTGCATTCTCTCCAGTAGGCGGGAACATGCCTTCGCCAATCCGGCCCAGGCCGTTGATGCCTTCACGCTCCCTCTGCTCTTCGACCTCTTTCCAGCTGTTGTACATACGGCCCTCACGATCCATGACCTTCCATGTGCGCACGCCAGCAGCTCTCTTCAGTCCGGGCAATTCATTGCTGCAATCGAGGATTTCAACGTTGGCCGAGCCTCCGCAGCGACTAATAGCACTAGCAACGACAGCCTCGTTCTCAACAGGGTTCATGCTGCAAGTGGAGTAGACTACCCGTCCACCAACCTTCAGCATCTGCAACGCACGAACAAGGATTCGAACCTGTGTAGCGTGCAGACCCAGGGCGTTGGCAGGGCCCCATTCTCTCCACACGCTAATGTTCTTCCTGGCAGTACCATCACCGGTGCAAGGGACATCAGCAAGGATGCGGTCGAATTTCAGGTATCTGTTCTTCTGGGGCTTGCCGTCTTGTTCTGGGAGAGGAGGCAGTCTGATGGAGGGATACATAGTGGCGTCGTGATTCGTGACGATCAGATTCGGGGAGCTCAGTCGTTTCATCTGATGGACAAGCATGTGTGCACGTTTGAAATCGGAATCGTTGGCGATGAGAAGGCCGGTGGTTctgccatcgtcgtcgaGACCCTCGGGGCCCATAGGTTCCGGCCCCGCCTTCCCTTCCTTCACTTGCTGCGCGACCTGGCGCATCGCATCTTCCTCTCCCGCATGAAGCAGTTCCATTAACTGCGCTGACTTACTTCCCGGTGCGGCGCACATGTCCAGAACAGTCATTCCAGGTCTGACGTCAATGAGCAGTGGAGGAATCATGCTCACAACCTCCTGTCGAGTGATATTGCCAACGTCCGTCTCGGCGACAAGGAACTTCTGAAATGAGGCGAAAGGCTTGAATCGCCGGACAACGTTCTTAGGGGTGGTCATCCACCATGCGAGCTGGTCCGGGTACCAAGGAACTGGGCGTGGCGGCTCGACAAAGTTACCCTCATACTGGATTGAGGTGATTTCGGGAATATAGTGATTCTTGAGCTTTTCCTGGACAGCAAGGGCGTGTCTTCAAAATGTCAGAGTTCAATGCAGCTGGGAGATGTCGACCTGCCATGACGTACCCTTTTGAACCAGTGAATCGGAAACTGTTGGGAAGGTCCCTGCGCAGAGCTTCCCAGAAtgcttctctctcttcctctggaATGAAGCCTTGTTCAGTATAGAAGCGCTCGAGCTTCTCATTCGTTTTGGGAATGTCCGCGTAATTCTGGCGCTGCCCGCGCGCACCGCCCTGCCACAGAGTATGTTAGCTGCTGCGACAAATTTCCACACTCGTCGAGACAAGGCCAATTGACATCAGGAATGCTCACCTTCCTACCACCACGCTTAGCCATGGTGATTAAATGATATGAGTGGGATGAGGAGCCGAGTCTCAAAGATATTCTCGGCCTGCTCTTGCACAGCAATAATTATTTCTTCCTCGCGGAGCTCCAAAAAGTAAAAACGTCCCGCTTCGGATTAGCCTTCGGCCCGAGTATCGATTATGTCATGCTCTCTATAAACAATTGTCAACAACCTTCGACTTCATCGACAACTCTTTTTCTAGTTTGAAGACCTATTTTAAAAGGATGAAGACTTATTGTTGAGCTTATCTAAATAGAGCTCAACTGGCAATAATTAGAGATGACGGCCGGCGCATCGAGATGCCTATGTAGATATCGATTAATTCTGAGCATTTCCGATTGCGCTCACGACGACAGCAACGAAAATCTAGCTGGAAGACTCTGATACTAGTGCTTGTCTTTCAGACTTGCAATGTACACTTTTGACAATGCTTTTCGCTGTTCTCCTCCGTCCTGGGCCTAATATGAGGCGCAGGACTCCCAGAGACGCCTGTAACTCCCTCTGAACAATGTGCCTGACACAACCGTCTCATCCTTCAGTTCTCCTGAATGCTCAAACATGAAGATGGAATTGACCTGGCCACTTAAACCAGCCGAGATCAACGGGATCGTCTTCATAGGGCCCGTATTGGGAAATGCCAACCTATCGACTTCCCGTTAAACTTTTTGATGTGTCAACCCTACAGCCCCTGTGCGGTTGAGCCGCACGAGACACGAGATTGGGCGTTAATCTCATCCATTCTGAGCAAGACATTGGACAGACTTTTGCTGATCAGTTCCTTCGAACCAAGTCCCAGTCGACTGATCTCACAAGATTGTCCCAAAAGAAATGGTTAACTCTGATTAACACTGTGGAGTCGCTGCTAGTTCTCGTGTTTTGGGCTCAGCTCTTCCACAGGGAGACAGTACGCAGCACCATTTCGCGGGTCTTCTCAAGTCATACCTGTCGTCAAGAGGAGAAAGTTTACATAGCCTGCTTCAGAAAAGGATTACCTCAGTCCCGGGCCATGTCCACGATGGAATCGTGCAACTTAGATTGTATTGGCTCTGTCCAACTGGACCAAACAGAGCATGAAATCTAATTAGAAAGGTCAGAGACCTGCATCTGGCAGACCGTGGTTCAGATAAGGCCTGAGGAATTTTTGAGGAATCTTCGCGAGTTACGACAATGTTCGTTTTTTGACATAAAAAGAAAAGCGATCCTTTGAACCCGCGAGACAGCCGTTCCCCGTAAGGCGCTACCCATCGATAAGTTT
The DNA window shown above is from Aspergillus fumigatus Af293 chromosome 1, whole genome shotgun sequence and carries:
- a CDS encoding tRNA (cytosine-C5-)-methyltransferase is translated as MAKRGGRKGGARGQRQNYADIPKTNEKLERFYTEQGFIPEEEREAFWEALRRDLPNSFRFTGSKGHALAVQEKLKNHYIPEITSIQYEGNFVEPPRPVPWYPDQLAWWMTTPKNVVRRFKPFASFQKFLVAETDVGNITRQEVVSMIPPLLIDVRPGMTVLDMCAAPGSKSAQLMELLHAGEEDAMRQVAQQVKEGKAGPEPMGPEGLDDDGRTTGLLIANDSDFKRAHMLVHQMKRLSSPNLIVTNHDATMYPSIRLPPLPEQDGKPQKNRYLKFDRILADVPCTGDGTARKNISVWREWGPANALGLHATQVRILVRALQMLKVGGRVVYSTCSMNPVENEAVVASAISRCGGSANVEILDCSNELPGLKRAAGVRTWKVMDREGRMYNSWKEVEEQREREGINGLGRIGEGMFPPTGENADLPLERCIRVYPHLQDTGGFFITVLEKKSEIRAKPEDSSKVIPKASIAALTEELDFKQKHGTARPLEKLDALDDLVAPGKEAQLEMDKSASVAEATHQVPYFSTNQISPAKRDAEDMAGDMEDEVPSKKTKVEDGTEVVLGDRPIHRPPPEAEDPDASESTPAPLPTETPQPESTETKPQPPQKRKPGQPIEEPFKYLDPNNEEIDPIFKFYEISERFPRDRFMVRNAQATPTRTIYYTSALARDILMANEGHGMKFVHCGVKMFVKQDAQRPNVCRWRIQTDGLRILEPWVGPRRAVVLTKKETLRKLLVEMFPKVADDGWKDLGEIGERVRDIEMGCSILYVRPEENFSEHMVLPLWRSLHSVNLMLPKEERRAMLLRIFNDEPQLLNITQQGTPQSSTPVVETNEEDVSGMAPTEAEENALKQENLAIGEDQQEQVDTRETWTKAGDEDDRFNTTV
- the lacA gene encoding glycoside hydrolase family 35 protein, with amino-acid sequence MKLLSVCAIALLAAQAAGASIKHMLNGFTLMEHSDPAKRELLQKYVTWDEKSLFVNGERIMIFSGEVHPFRLPVPSLWLDVFQKIKALGFNCVSFYVDWALLEGKPGEYRAEGNFALEPFFDVAKQAGIYLLARPGPYINAEASGGGFPGWLQRVNGTLRTSDPAYLKATDNYIAHVAATIAKGQITNGGPVILYQPENEYSGACCDATFPDGDYMQYVIDQARNAGIVVPLINNDAWTGGHNAPGTGKGEVDIYGHDSYPLGFDCGHPSVWPKGNLPTTFRTDHLKQSPTTPYSLIEFQAGSFDPWGGPGFAACAALVNHEFERVFYKNDLSFGAAILNLYMTFGGTNWGNLGHPGGYTSYDYGSPLTESRNVTREKYSELKLIGNFVKASPSYLLATPGNLTTSGYADTADLTVTPLLGNGTGSYFVVRHTDYTSQASTPYKLSLPTSAGRLTVPQLGGTLTLNGRDSKIHVVDYNVAGTNIIYSTAEVFTWKNFGDSKVLILYGGPGEHHELAVSLKSDVQVVEGSNSEFKSKKVGDVVVVAWDVSPSRRIVQIGDLKIFLLDRNSVYNYWVPQLDKDDSSTGYSSEKTTASSIIVKAGYLVRTAYTKGSGLYLTADFNATTPVEVIGAPSNVRNLYINGEKTQFKTDKNGIWSTEVKYSAPKIKLPSMKDLDWKYLDTLQEVQSTYDDSAWPAADLDTTPNTLRPLTTPKSLYSSDYGFHTGYLIYRGHFVADGSETTFDVRTQGGSAFGSSVWLNESFLGSWTGLNANADYNSTYKLPQVEQGKNYVLTILIDTMGLNENWVVGTDEMKNPRGILSYKLSGRDASAITWKLTGNLGGEDYQDKIRGPLNEGGLYAERQGFHQPQPPSQKWKSASPLDGLSKPGIGFYTAQFDLDIPSGWDVPLYFNFGNSTKSAYRVQLYVNGYQYGKFVSNIGPQTSFPVPQGILNYQGTNWVALTLWALESDGAKLDDFELVNTTPVMTALSKIRPSKQPNYRQRKGAY